The segment CGCAGGCGGAGATCGCCGAGGCGCTCGGCACGTCGAGGGCGAACGTGTCGAGCGTCGAGTCGAGCGCGCGAGAAAACATCGCCAAAGCGAAAGAGACCATCGCGTTCGCCGAGGCGCTGACGGCCCCCGTCCGGCTGACCGTCGAACGCGGTACCGATCTCTACGACGTGCCGAACGAGGTGTATTCAGCCTGCGACGACGCCGACGTGAAGGTGAACAGAACGGCTCCGGAGCTGATGAAGCTCATCGGCGACGCCGCTGGCGACGCCATCGTCGGCCGCGAGGTCAGACGCGACATCACCGTCACCGTCACCCACGACGGTCGCGTGACCGTCCGAATGTAGTCGAGGCGACCGGATTTTTATACGACCCGCTGCGTGTGGCCGATATGGATCTCGGAATCGAGGAGAATGCGGCGTTGGTTACGGCCGGAACCGCCGGGCTCGGGCTCGCGAGCGCCGAGGCGCTGGTGAGCGCAGGGTGTGACGTCGCCGTCTGCGGCCGCAGCGGCGATCGGCTCCAGCGTGCCGAAAGACGGCTCGAGGCGGCCGGCTCCGGGGACGTACTCGCGATGCGAGCGGACATCACGGCCCCCGACGATATCGAGGCGTTCGTCGAGGGGACGATCGACGGGTTCGGTCGACTCGACCACGTCGTCACGAGTGCTGGCGGCCCGCCGCCGGGGGCGTTTCTCGACACTACCGACGAGGATTGGTACGACGCCTACGACCTCCTCGTGATGAGTGTCGTTCGGACCGTTCGCGCCGCACAGCCGACGCTCGCTGCCGACGGCGGCGGAACGATCGTCACGATAACTTCCCGCAGCGTCAGGGAGGTGCTGGACGACCTCGTGCTCTCGAACTCGGTTCGGCGAGCGGTACTCGGGCTCACGAAGACGCTGGCCGACGAGTTCGCTCCCAAGATCAGGGTCAACAGCGTGCTGCCCGGCGCCCACGAGACGGACCGGATAGAGGAGTTGATCCAAGACGGCGTCGACCGAGACGAGTACGAGACGTACGGCGATGGTCTCGACGAGTGGTCCGATGGAATCGCGCTCGACCGCGTCGGTGATCCCGGCGAACTCGGCGACGCAGTCGCCTGGCTGTCGAGCGAACGGGCGTCTTACGTCAACGGCGTTGCCGTGCCAATCGACGGTGGATCCATGCGGGGGATCTGACCTCGATACGGCGTCGCAATCGGCGATACAGCGGCGAAGCCAGACGGTATTTCATCGGCCGCTCGTGTCGAGGCCATCCAACGCCACATCAACGAGACCTTCTGATGCACTGGATCGAAAGCAGATACACGGGGATCGAAATGAAGACGACGAAGCTGACTAGCGCGAGCAGACTCCGAATCCGCTCCGAGTCGACGAACTGCTCGCCGTGTCGAACGACGAGGAACAATACGAGCGCTCCGGCGGCGACGGCGAGACTGGCGCCGACGGTGAACGCGATCGCGGCGAGTGCCCCCTGGACGCAGCCCCTGTGAACGCCCACGGTTCGGCTATCTTCGGAATCGGCCATTAGCCCATCGCGGGACGGATCGTCACCTCGGCCCCCACGTTTCGATTCGCTCCTCGCGGATGTCCTCGACGCAGCCGCGGCAGTCCGGGTGCTCGGGATCGTAACACGACGGGCGGGCATCCGAGTCGAGCGACACGGCTCGCTTTTCAGCGTGGCGCCGACAAACGACCCGTGCCCGCCCCTCGTCGTCGGTCGGCAGGTTCGCGAGCGCCGCGCTTTTCGCGTCGGTGTAGGCGCGTTTCGTCTCCTCGTACTGTCTCCCGACCGCGTGGAGTTTCGTCCGGAGGAGGCGTTCGAGACGACGACGATTGCTCACACCGGCGACTAGGGGCGCAAACATAATAGGAGTGATCCTCTGCATCCCAACCGTGCTCGGCTTCACTTTCACCGCGCTACCGACGGTTTTTATACCATCAGGAACCAACCAGCGTACGTCTCCCACTGAAAACACGCGGAGACGGAAACACCCATGACAGACCTGCGAAAGCACGCAGCAGACATACACGAACAGTTCTCCGACAGCCTCAATCTCACCGTCGACGAGATCGAAGACCGCCTCGAGACGCTCGTCTCCGAGTACCGCGTCCCGATCGACGAGGCCCACCGAAGCATCGTCTCGTCGTACCTCGACGAGGCGGACATGGACCGAGACGACCTCTCCGGCGGCTCGACCGAAGCGGCCACCGTCGCCGACGTCGACGCGCCCGAGGAGTGGCTCGATCTCACGGTCAAGATCGTCGACCTCTGGGAGCCGGGTGCCGACTCGATCGCACAGGTCGGGCTCCTCGGCGATGAGACCGGCACGATCAAGTTCACCAAGTGGGCCAAAAGCGACCTCCCGGAACTCGAGGAGAGCGCGGTCTACCGGCTCGGAAGCGTCGTCACTGACGAGTATCAGGGTCGGTTCTCCGTGAAGCTCAACTCCTCGACGACGGTCGAGGAGCTCGACACCGACATCGAAGTCGGCGACGACTCGACGGAGGTCGAGGGCGCGCTCGTCGATATCCAGTCCGGCTCCGGACTCATCAAACGCTGTCCCGAGGAGAACTGCACCCGCGTTCTCCAGAACGGCCGCTGTTCGGAACACGGCGAGGTCGACGGCGAGTTCGACCTCCGGATCAAGGGCGTCCTCGACGACGGCGTCGAGATTCACGAGACGATCTTCAACCAGGAGTCGACCGAGGAGCTGACCGGTATCACCCTCGACGAGGCCCAGCAGATGGCCATGGACGCTCTCGACACCGAAGTTGTCGTCGAGGAGATGCGCGAGGCGGTGTTGGGCCGCTACTACCGCGTGTCCGGCCCGACGCTCGGCCGCTACGTACTGGCGAACGATATCGAGCGACTCGGCGCGCCGACCGACGCCGAGAGCGTGCTGATCAAAGCGAGGTCCCTGTAATGAGTGCATCCGTCCCCACCCGCGAGGTCGCCCGACGCGCCTTCGCGACCGAGTTCAACGACGCAACGTACACATTCAAAGAGTCCGACGACGACCGCGCCCCGGTCTACTCGCTGTTGCCGACCGGCCAGCCGGCCAACCGGGTGTTCGTCGCCGGCACGCTGACCGAAACCGAGGACGTGGGCAACGACTCCGAGTACTGGCGCGGCCGGATCGTCGATCCGACTGGAACCTTCTTCACCTACGCCGGGCAGTACCAGCCCGAGGCGACCTCCGTGCTCCGCGAGGCGGAGACGCCGGCGTACGTGACTGTCGTCGGGAAACCCCGCACGTACGAGACCGACGAGGGCGACGTGAACGTCTCGCTCCGTCCTGAATCCATCTCCGTGGTCGACGACGCGACGCGGAACCGCTGGGTCGTCGAGACGGCCGATCGAACGCTCGATCGGATCGAGGCGTTTGACGGGACCAACGAGTACGCCACGATGGCCGAAACCCAGTATGGGTCGGACCTGTCGGTGTACCGCGATGCGGTAATCGCGGCGCTTGAGGACCTCGAACTCGAATCCGACGCCGAGGTCGCTCCGGAACCGTAGCTCCTCACCCGGTTCGGCGCTAGATTCCGACCGCCGACAGCCCCGCGAACATCACGTCGCCGAACGCCAACGCGACCACGAGGCCGGCCAACATCGGGACGATAAACGGGATGCCGGGCGTGATCCAGATCGACTCGCGATCCGACTCCGAGAGCGTCGAGAGCCCCTCGCGGAGCTCTGTCGGCGTGGTCCCGTACGCCGAGTGTTCGGCGAGGAACGCCGCCGCACCCCACGGATCGTCGTCGACGGGGTCGACGGGGCCGTCCTCGTCGATCGTCCCATCACCGAGCGAGCCGTCGCCCGGGTCGTTCGCGTCAACCGGCACCGTCCCGCGGTATCGCTGCGGGTCCGCGCGAAGCGCGGAAAACGAGATCCCGCGCCACCGGAGATACATCCGTAGTGCGTCGATGTCGAGCCCGCTGCGCGTGAAGCCGTCCGGCGTCTCCAACAGCCGCCCGTACGCCGTCGGCACGTCGCGTAGCGAGACGGGGTGGCCGACGAACATCGCGGGCGTGAACGTCCCTTGCGGGAGGTTTCGCACCGCGAGCGCGGCGGGATACAGCAGCCCGACGAGTACCGTGTTCGAGAGGATGCTAAAGGAGAACACCCCGAGTGACGCGCCGTACACCGGATACGTCCCGCCGAGCACCTGATACGTCGGGTACACCGGAAACAGAACCGCGAGGGTGATGATCGCCTTCGCGTCCGCGCCGCCGAAGCCGCCGATCCGCCAAAAGAAGTAGCCGAGCGGCGCGACGAACCCGAGCGAGAGGACCGTTTGGACGGCGAACAGCCGCCGCTGAACCCCCGTGAGATCCCCGATCGTGAGCACGTCCCAGAGGAGCGCGATCAGTCCGACGGCGACGAGTGGGTACCACGTCCAGTTCGGGACGCGACGGGTCCGTAGATCGCGGGCGGCGGCCCACGCGAAGACGGGGACGGCGAGCAGACGTAGGAGATCGGGGCCGGTCGCGACCCCGAACAGCAGTGACGAGGACACGTCCGTCTTTGCGTTCAGCTCCCTTATAAACGCCCGTCATCGATCACGATGCGGAACGGAGCGGTGAACGACCGCGCCGGCAGCCGGTCAGACGATCTCCACCGGAAGCGGAGGGGCTACCCACAGCGAGTCGCCGTCGGAGTGGATCCCGCGCCGCCCCGTCACTCGGCCGCGTCACAGATCGCGAGGAAGTTCTCGAAGACCGCCTCGCCCTCCTCAGTGTGGGCGACTTCGGGGTGCCACTGGACGCCGTAGAGATCGCAGTCCGTGTCGCTCATCGCCTCGATCCCGCAGATGTCGCTCTTGGCGGTTCGGACGAACCCCTCGGGGAGATCCTTCACCTCGTCGGCGTGGCTGGCCCACACCCGCGTCTCCGGTGCGAGCGAGCCGACGAGCGGGTCGTCTTCGTCCTCGATCTCGACGGTCACGTCGGCGTAGCCGCCGTAGTCGCCCGAATCGACCCGTCCGCCGAGCTCCGCGGCGATGAGCTGCATGCCGAGACAGATCCCGAGCACGGGCACGTCGAGATCGAGGTAGTCGGCGGAGCGTCCGATTCGATCCATGTCCGGGCCGCCCGAGAGGACGACACCGTCGGCGTCGACCCTTTCTGGTGGGGTGTCGTTATCCACGATCTCGGTGTCGACACCGAGATCGCGCAGCGCGCGGTGTTCGAGGTGGGTGAACTGCCCGTGGTTGTCGACCACGACGATTCGAGTCATTGGGTGTCCGTATCGGACCGGTGGGTAAAAATGGTCTGATACGGCGATTCAACGCTATTTGGCGCTCGACTCGGGCTCGTCGCGACGGTGCGGAGCGGTAGCTACAAACGGCGTCCACCCGCACCGCCGACAATGGCAGACACCGAGCGCCTGTGGCTCGTGGCCCGCGAGTACGGCGACGAGTCGCTCGTCGAACTCGTGTACGCGACGCCCGACGGAGCCCACTGCGTCGTGAAACACTTCAGCGTCCAACTGCTTCGGGCGAAGGAGATCACCGCCGCGATCGAGGTCGCCCCTGATCGGCTCGAATCAGTCGGCGACCCGGAGACGCGCGAGCGATACGCCGCGGAGGTCGACCGCGTCCGGGATCGACACGATCCCGAGGACGTGCTCTGATCCTTTGGTAGGTTCTTTCACGCGCCGTCGAAGCCTCAAGGCATATAACGCGTCGGACGGAACCGAGAGACAATATGGCCGCCATCGAACTCGACGGCGTCGAAAAGTCGTTCGGAGACGTGCGAGCGCTCCGCGGCGTTGATCTCGAAGTCGGCGACGGTGAGATCTTTGGGTTTCTCGGTCCGAACGGCGCGGGAAAATCCACGACGATCAACATCCTCTTGGATTTCGTCCGTCCCGACGCGGGATCGGTTCGCGTGCTCGGCCGTGACGCCCGCGAGGACAGCGTCGCGGTCCGGGAACGAACCGGCGTCCTGCCCGAGGGGTTCGACGTGTACGACCGGCTGACCGCGAAAGAACACGTTCAGTTCGCCATCGACTCGAAGGAGGCCGACGAACAGCCGTACCCGATCTTAGAGCGAGTCGGCCTCGAGGACGCGGCCGACCGGCGGGCCGGCGGGTTCTCGACCGGAATGCGGCAGCGACTCGCGCTGGCGATGGCGCTCGTCGGTGATCCGGACCTCCTGATACTCGACGAGCCCTCCTCGGGGCTCGATCCGAACGGCGCGCGCGAACTCCGCGAGATCGTCGAGAGCGAGGCCGACGGCGGGACGACGGTCTTCTTTTCGAGCCACATTCTGGGTCAGGTCGAGGCCATCTGTGACCGCGTTGGGATCATCCGCGACGGCGAGTTGGTCGCCGTCGACACGATCGACGGGCTCAGAGAGAACGTCGGCAGCGGTTCGACGCTCGTCGTCGAGGTCGATTCGGTGCCCAACGACGCCGAACATCGGTTGAAGAGCCTCGACGGGGTTTCCGAGGTGGCCGTCGACGGAACGACGCTCAGAATCACCTGCGAGGACGACGTCAAGATGGACGCCGTCTCCGAACTCGAAGACGCCGGGGCGGACGTCTCGGACTTCTCGACCGAGGAAGCGTCGCTCGAGGATCTCTTCACGGCCTACACGGAGGGCGACCAATGAGTTGGCTCGCCGTCGCGAAGAAGGACTTCTCGGACGCGATCCGCTCGCGACTGATGCTCGCCGTCGCTGTGATCTTCGTCGCCTTCACCGGCGGCGGCATCGCGCTGGGATCCGCGTTCGGAATCGAGAGCGGGGCGGTCGTCGTCCTCATCCTGCAGGTGTTGTTGAGCGGGATGAGCATCTTCATCCCCCTGATCGCGATCGGGATTGCGTATCAGTCGATCGCGGGCGAACGGGAGAGCGGGAGCCTGAAGCTCCTGCTCTCGTTACCGAACTCGCGGCTCGACGTCGTTATCGGCAAGTTTCTCGGTCGGCTGGGCGTGTTGAGCGTCGCCGTCGTCATCGGCTTCGTGTCGATGCTGCTCGCGACGGCGATCACCTTCGAGGGCGACATCCAGGCCGACGTCATCCTCACGTTCATGCTCGCGGTGTTGCTGTTGACGATCGTCTTCGTCAGCATCGCCGTGAGCGTCTCGGCATTCTCGGATTCGACGTTCTCCGCGGCCATCGGCGGATTCGGCCTCTTCGTGGTCTTCCAGTTCGCCTGGGGCGGACTCGTCTTTCTCGCACGATACGTGGTCAACGGCTTCGAGACGCCCGCCTTCGGCGCACAAGCTCCCGAGTGGGCGCAGGTGCTGTTCGTCGTCAATCCGATGACCGGCTGGCAGCAGGCGACGGCGTGGCTCCTCCGTCGCGTCTCCGAGGATCAAAGCACTCAACAACAGGCCGCCGACGCCTTCTATCTTGAGCCGTGGTTCGGATTCGTCGTGTTAGCGTTTTGGATCGTCGTCCCGCTCGTCGTCGGCTACCTCCGGTTCGACTCGGTCGATCTGTAGGATCGATCGCGCCCGAACACGTTCGTTTCGATCGCCGTCCGTCACCCGTCGAACGATCGTCTGACACCAGTTCCGCCGAGCTTCCGTACTGCGGTTTCACTTTCGCCCTGCATGCACGGGTTTTATAATATATCCAGCCTTCAAACAGGTTGCACACGCTCCTTCCCTTCTGTCGGCGCTATCATTGGAGCCGACGGCTTCGACGATCCGATTCGAGCCCCGGAAGGCATACCACGCCCGCCCGGATAGATCGGGTATGATCGGACTGGCTGACGTGACGGCGGCCCGAGCGCGCGTCGCCGAGACGGCCCGCGAAACCCCGCTGGAACGCTCGAGCACGTTCTCGAATCGAACCGGCGCGGACGTGCGACTCAAACTCGAACACCTCCAGCGGACCGGCTCGTTCAAGATCCGCGGTGCGACGAACAGGATCGCCCTCCTGAGCGAGGCCGAACGCGAGGCCGGGGTCGTCGCCGCGAGCGCCGGCAATCACGCGCAGGGCGTCGCCCTGGCGGCCACGAAAATCGGCGTCGATTCGACGATTGTGATGCCCGAGTACGCCCCGATCTCGAAGATCGACGCCACGCGATCGTACGGGGCGACGGTCGAACTCCACGGCGTCGACTACGACGCGGCCGCCGAACGCGCCCACGAGATCGAACGCGAGGAGAACCGCACGTTCGTCCACGCCTTCGACGATCCGTCGGTGATGGCGGGGCAGGGCACGATCGGCCTCGAGATCGCCGAGCAGTGCCCGGAGGTCGACACGGTCGTCGTCCCGATCGGCGGCGGCGGCCTCATCGCCGGCATCTCGACCGCGATCACGGAACTGACCGATGCCCGTGTGATCGGGGTGCAGGCCGAGGGTGCCGCGAGCGCGGCTCGCTCGCTGGAGATCGGCCGGGTCGTCGAGCGCGAGTCGGTCGATACGATCGCCGACGGCATCGCGACCAGAAAAATCGGCGAGTCGACGTTCGAGGTGATCAAAGCGCGCGTCGACGAGGTCGTCACGGTCACGGATCCCGAGATCGCGAACGCGCTCACCTCGCTGTTGGAGCGCTCGAAGACGCTCGTCGAGGGGGCCGGCGCGGTCCCGCTCGCGGCCGTCCTCGAACGCCGCTTCGAGTACGACGATGGGGAGACGATCGTTCTCGCGCTCTGCGGCGGCAACATCGACCTCAACGTGCTCACGACGGTCATCACCCGCGGGCTGGTCGAGCGCGGCCGCTTCCTTCGCATCAAGACCGTGCTGAAGGATCGTCCCGGCGCGCTGGAGGAACTCGTGGAACTGCTCACCGAGTACCGGACGAACATCCACGCGATCGAACACGATCGGGCCTCGAAGGACATCGCGATGAACGCCGCCGAGGTCGAACTCGACCTGGAGACCCGCGGCCACGAGCACGTCGCGGAGCTGTTGGGCGAACTGGAGGACCGCGGCTACGAGGTCGAGGTCGTCTCCTAATCGCCGTTCACTCCGAACCGACGCTCACTCGAGCCACTCGAGGAACGTCCCGTTTATCAGCGTCTCCGACTGCGCGTCGATGTAATCGGACTGCATCCCCCAGATCGCCTGCGCGAACGGCTCGCCCGCGTCCATGCGCGTCCGCACCCGATCGTGCTTCCACTGGGCCGGCGTCATCCGGCGATCGACGCGCTCTCTGAGCGGCTGGATGTAGCGGTTCGCCTCCCCGGCGTCGAGCCCCCGGAGCTCCAGCCCATCGCGGGCGAGTTCGAACAGTTCGGCGTACAGCTCGTCCGTGTCCGTCGTCTCGGTCCCGTCGGCGGTGATCCACGACAGCTCCGCGGAGAGACCGTCGCGAACGGCGGCGTAGAAGTTCTCCCGCGCCGTCTCCCACGACTGTTGGTAGACTGGGTGCTCACGCCGGGGCAGGCTCTCGAGGAGGCCGGCGAACACTGCGAGCAGCGAGATCGTCCCCCGAATCGTCGGCTGCCCCGGGAGTGGCCGGAACTCGATTCGGGCGTTGGCGTTCGTCCGCGTCGAGCCGCCGAATACCGGGCGAACCCACCGCCAGAAGCTCCCGTGTTTGTGCCGGAAGTGGGCGAACTCGTCGTCGAAGCGGCCCTTCGGTTCGAGCTCCGCGGGGACAACCGTCTCGTCGCTCGCGATCCGATCGAGCGCCTCGTCGATGCTATCGATGTCCTCCGGGAACGTCACCTTCTTGATGTCCGCGGGGTTGAGCACCGACTCGAACACCGGGACTCGATTTTCCATCCAGCACTCCTCGAGTACCGTTGCCCCGTCGGCGTCGTAGAGATCGGGCGGGAAGAACGGCGAGTTGACCGAGACGGCGAGCAGCGGTCCGGCGGCCCGAAGGGCGTACCGGAAGTGCTCCGGGAGGTCGTGGGCGTGCGACACTTGATAGTGCGGCTGGATCGACGTGATGAGGCTCTCGGGCATCACGGTGTCGGCCAACAGCGAGACGTGCGGCGCGTCGAGCTGTAACTCGGCGGCGTAGTCGGTGTTGGCCATCGCGTGATACCGCACCGCCCGCGACATGTTCGTCGCCATGCGGACGCCGTCCTGCTCGATGCTGTCGGTCAGGTACGTCGCGGCCGTCTCGCCGATCGGCGGCACCGTCCACATCCCGTCGCTGACGAGGGTCATCCCCTCCCGGGCGACCTCCATCTCGGCGGCGTCGAGCTTCGCTTGCACCTCCGCTTCCTGTGCGCGAAGCCCGTACGACGACAGCGGCTGCGGTGCCGTCGAGAGTTCGGCGTTGTGCAGTCCGAGCTCCTTCTCGAATCCGATATATTCGAGGAGTCGTCGTGGCACTCGCATGAGCGCGTCCGTCTCGGCGTCGACCGCGTAGAACTCGTACTCCAGCCCGACGATCGCCTGCGGGTTATCGAACGTCCCGTCGTCGATCTCCTCGCGCAACGACGCGGTTTCGGCCTCGATCCGCGATGCGAACGCTTCGGCATCGATATCGAGCGCCTCCACGATCTGCGACGCGAGCTCGGAAGCGGACATGCTCGTCTCTGGGCGCGGCAGGGATTTGAAACGTGTGACTCGCGGTCGTCGGACCGCGGTCAGAACGGTCCGAGGAAGCGAACGCAGCCGCACGACATCGCGAGAACGCCGACGCTCGGCCGCCTCCGCTCACCGCGCGAGCGCGTCGGCGACGAGTTCGATCGGCGTGGGCGGCTCCTCGGAGACACTCTCGCGGTTGTGTAGCTGCGTCCGGCAGGATGCGCCCGGGGCGACCACCCGATCGCCGTCGCTGTCGTCGAGCTGGTCGTAGAGAATGTTCGCGATCGCGTCGCTCATCGAGCCGTGTTCGGTCTCGTAGCCGAACGAGCCGGCCATCCCGCAGCAGCCCGAATCGAGCGGCTCGACGTCGTAGCCGGCCCGCCGGAGCACCCCGACGGCGTGGTGGTCCTTCGCCGTCGCCTTCTGGTGGCAGTGGCCGTGGTAGGCGAGCGAGTCCTCGTCGGCGTCGAACGAGAGGTTCCGATCGAGACCGAAAGTGTCGAGATACTCACAGACGCCGTAGGTGTGCCCGGCGACGGTTTCCACCACGTCCCCGGAGCGAAGGTCGAGGTAATCCGACTGGAACATCACGGCGTCGGAGGGCTCGATCACGACGACGTCGTAGCCGTCGGCGACGAGCGGCCCCAGCACGTCGAGGTTGTCGAGCGCCGTCCGCTTCGCCGCGTCGATGAACCCCTTCGAGAAGGCTGGTCGGCCCGTATCACCGACGCCGTCGGGGATCGTCACCGCGACGCCCGCGGCTTCGAGCGTTTCGAGGGCCGCCTCCCCAGCGGCAGGGTTGCAGTAGTTCGTGATCGTGTCCGGATACAGCGCCGCCCATCGGACGGGATCGTCGCCGTCGGTCGCTGCCACGGCTCGCGCGACCGACCCCTCCTCGCCGCCGCGCGCCTCGAACCGGTCGTGGAACGTCTTCCGGTGGAATTCCGGCAACGGGCGGTTCGGCTCGATCCCGAGGGTCCGTTCGAGCAGCGCTCGCGCGCCCGGAAGCGCCGCAGCGGCGTTGGCGACCGGCGCGAGCGCGCTGCCGAGTTTCGCCGCCGTCTCGAAGTTGGCGAAGAGTCGATCCCGGAGTTTCGGTCCGTGTCGCTCGTGGTGTTCGTGCGTCACTTCGGCCTTCAGCTTCGCCATGTCGACGCCGCTCGGACAGTCGATCTTACAGCCCTTACAGCCAACGCAGAGATCCAACACTTCGGTCTTGAACTCGTCGGTGAACGCCTCCTCGGGATCGAGGTTTCCGTTCATCGCCTCCCGGAGGGCGTTCGCCCGCCCGCGAGTGCTCGTGATCTCCTCCTTGGACGCACGAAACGTCGGACACATCACGCCGCCGGTGGTCGACTGCTCGCCCCGACAGCCGCCGCAGCCGTGACAGAGTTCGATCATCCCTTGCATGCCGTTCTCGTTGTCCCAGTTCAGTTCGGTATCGAATCCGGCGTCGAACGCGTAGTCGGGACCAAACCGGTGATCCTCGGTCATATCCGTCGGCTCGTCCTCCCGGAAGACGACCTGTCCGGGATTCAACAGCCACTCGGGGTCGAACGCCGTCTT is part of the Natronomonas salsuginis genome and harbors:
- a CDS encoding Tfx family DNA-binding protein, whose translation is MTIPDADELLGEVGFDAETSVLTRRQAEVFALRERDIPQAEIAEALGTSRANVSSVESSARENIAKAKETIAFAEALTAPVRLTVERGTDLYDVPNEVYSACDDADVKVNRTAPELMKLIGDAAGDAIVGREVRRDITVTVTHDGRVTVRM
- a CDS encoding SDR family oxidoreductase, with the translated sequence MDLGIEENAALVTAGTAGLGLASAEALVSAGCDVAVCGRSGDRLQRAERRLEAAGSGDVLAMRADITAPDDIEAFVEGTIDGFGRLDHVVTSAGGPPPGAFLDTTDEDWYDAYDLLVMSVVRTVRAAQPTLAADGGGTIVTITSRSVREVLDDLVLSNSVRRAVLGLTKTLADEFAPKIRVNSVLPGAHETDRIEELIQDGVDRDEYETYGDGLDEWSDGIALDRVGDPGELGDAVAWLSSERASYVNGVAVPIDGGSMRGI
- a CDS encoding DUF7091 family protein, with the protein product MFAPLVAGVSNRRRLERLLRTKLHAVGRQYEETKRAYTDAKSAALANLPTDDEGRARVVCRRHAEKRAVSLDSDARPSCYDPEHPDCRGCVEDIREERIETWGPR
- a CDS encoding replication factor A (Replication protein A protects and stabilize the intermediate ssDNA that is generated by the unwinding action of a DNA helicase at the replication fork. In addition, SSBs prevent the formation of secondary structures by single-stranded template DNA.) codes for the protein MTDLRKHAADIHEQFSDSLNLTVDEIEDRLETLVSEYRVPIDEAHRSIVSSYLDEADMDRDDLSGGSTEAATVADVDAPEEWLDLTVKIVDLWEPGADSIAQVGLLGDETGTIKFTKWAKSDLPELEESAVYRLGSVVTDEYQGRFSVKLNSSTTVEELDTDIEVGDDSTEVEGALVDIQSGSGLIKRCPEENCTRVLQNGRCSEHGEVDGEFDLRIKGVLDDGVEIHETIFNQESTEELTGITLDEAQQMAMDALDTEVVVEEMREAVLGRYYRVSGPTLGRYVLANDIERLGAPTDAESVLIKARSL
- a CDS encoding RPA family protein yields the protein MSASVPTREVARRAFATEFNDATYTFKESDDDRAPVYSLLPTGQPANRVFVAGTLTETEDVGNDSEYWRGRIVDPTGTFFTYAGQYQPEATSVLREAETPAYVTVVGKPRTYETDEGDVNVSLRPESISVVDDATRNRWVVETADRTLDRIEAFDGTNEYATMAETQYGSDLSVYRDAVIAALEDLELESDAEVAPEP
- a CDS encoding A24 family peptidase — protein: MSSSLLFGVATGPDLLRLLAVPVFAWAAARDLRTRRVPNWTWYPLVAVGLIALLWDVLTIGDLTGVQRRLFAVQTVLSLGFVAPLGYFFWRIGGFGGADAKAIITLAVLFPVYPTYQVLGGTYPVYGASLGVFSFSILSNTVLVGLLYPAALAVRNLPQGTFTPAMFVGHPVSLRDVPTAYGRLLETPDGFTRSGLDIDALRMYLRWRGISFSALRADPQRYRGTVPVDANDPGDGSLGDGTIDEDGPVDPVDDDPWGAAAFLAEHSAYGTTPTELREGLSTLSESDRESIWITPGIPFIVPMLAGLVVALAFGDVMFAGLSAVGI
- a CDS encoding GMP synthase subunit A, encoding MTRIVVVDNHGQFTHLEHRALRDLGVDTEIVDNDTPPERVDADGVVLSGGPDMDRIGRSADYLDLDVPVLGICLGMQLIAAELGGRVDSGDYGGYADVTVEIEDEDDPLVGSLAPETRVWASHADEVKDLPEGFVRTAKSDICGIEAMSDTDCDLYGVQWHPEVAHTEEGEAVFENFLAICDAAE
- a CDS encoding ABC transporter ATP-binding protein, which gives rise to MAAIELDGVEKSFGDVRALRGVDLEVGDGEIFGFLGPNGAGKSTTINILLDFVRPDAGSVRVLGRDAREDSVAVRERTGVLPEGFDVYDRLTAKEHVQFAIDSKEADEQPYPILERVGLEDAADRRAGGFSTGMRQRLALAMALVGDPDLLILDEPSSGLDPNGARELREIVESEADGGTTVFFSSHILGQVEAICDRVGIIRDGELVAVDTIDGLRENVGSGSTLVVEVDSVPNDAEHRLKSLDGVSEVAVDGTTLRITCEDDVKMDAVSELEDAGADVSDFSTEEASLEDLFTAYTEGDQ
- a CDS encoding ABC transporter permease subunit gives rise to the protein MSWLAVAKKDFSDAIRSRLMLAVAVIFVAFTGGGIALGSAFGIESGAVVVLILQVLLSGMSIFIPLIAIGIAYQSIAGERESGSLKLLLSLPNSRLDVVIGKFLGRLGVLSVAVVIGFVSMLLATAITFEGDIQADVILTFMLAVLLLTIVFVSIAVSVSAFSDSTFSAAIGGFGLFVVFQFAWGGLVFLARYVVNGFETPAFGAQAPEWAQVLFVVNPMTGWQQATAWLLRRVSEDQSTQQQAADAFYLEPWFGFVVLAFWIVVPLVVGYLRFDSVDL
- the ilvA gene encoding threonine ammonia-lyase — translated: MIGLADVTAARARVAETARETPLERSSTFSNRTGADVRLKLEHLQRTGSFKIRGATNRIALLSEAEREAGVVAASAGNHAQGVALAATKIGVDSTIVMPEYAPISKIDATRSYGATVELHGVDYDAAAERAHEIEREENRTFVHAFDDPSVMAGQGTIGLEIAEQCPEVDTVVVPIGGGGLIAGISTAITELTDARVIGVQAEGAASAARSLEIGRVVERESVDTIADGIATRKIGESTFEVIKARVDEVVTVTDPEIANALTSLLERSKTLVEGAGAVPLAAVLERRFEYDDGETIVLALCGGNIDLNVLTTVITRGLVERGRFLRIKTVLKDRPGALEELVELLTEYRTNIHAIEHDRASKDIAMNAAEVELDLETRGHEHVAELLGELEDRGYEVEVVS